A single genomic interval of Salmo trutta chromosome 13, fSalTru1.1, whole genome shotgun sequence harbors:
- the LOC115205478 gene encoding lateral signaling target protein 2 homolog isoform X1 translates to MNRIRKWFHKPKKSDQQLLAQFYCADEELRQVAAKLNSLNGKNEPQRCALLVSQFRSCQDNVLSILNQIMNECIPGERANRDFYVKFPEEIQQENLEGQLWFGAECLAAGSIIMNQEAESEAMRPLAKELTRCIDEVRSIARDQALRNRNIYTELLCQALRKFDNLFAGFEFSYVSAMVPVKSFKQYDIQQDVTVLFCETVSRALKRGYITQDLIDDYEPALMFTIPRLAIVCGLMVFPDGPMKLDGELEDMSELFRPFHSLLKKIRNLLRTLKEEELHSLERNLCVTHEEGLAARRCSLAIPHSAITLAQQLEHTMHGKQGEKSQPSFSPQAYVVMEEDKEDNPSLLQVEPDCLEWDPEVELSSSMQADITEMELLSMMFYQAGDEMSSFLSPAPSQTSSPYPQRRGAASLTPSPMASPLRLRRSGSRVLSGGWSSGGSSVDKEERVFYIDDLDGTQKQGYSLPNSPYLNMRRNMSCPSSPWTSLSRKCAEAALQRSKNWPSSSRLSIPDPGALSVPSICLNGERLSQNVSQDFSDTAELIALRMKGMKLSATVINPPSPNLSTWTEKVKEEKDDDEDDDEEDSQLQSLNEGATYCQISPCICLQCPSLHIFLSDHDTYGCLTPQTQGPPLSAVRIPALSPREQGKERSHVLGPRFSSLRAKGQQRDGVPASVAYPSLTQWRTNGDGKAEQRVVEAEPEEYTLSQFSYQPSSNNTEGIEHPDIQLACHNIRSRFNSSGDLLHRLFVCISGVADQLQSNYSSDLRTILKTLFQIMTTKTVLAEEDKQRKGTTVLGHIM, encoded by the exons ATGAACAGAATTCGAAAGTGGTTTCACAAACCTAAG AAATCGGACCAACAATTGCTTGCCCAGTTCTACTGTGCTGATGAAGAGCTGAGGCAAGTGGCTGCCAAGCTCAACAGCCTGAATGGCAAGAACGAACCCCAACGCTGTGCCCTGCTGGTCAGCCAGTTCCGCTCCTGCCAG gacaatgtgCTGAGCATCCTCAACCAGATCATGAATGAGTGTATCCCAGGCGAGAGAGCCAACCGAGACTTCTATGTCAAGTTCCCAGAGGAGATCCAACAAGAGAACCTGGAAGGCCAGCTGTGGTTTGGAGCTGAG TGTTTGGCTGCTGGCTCCATCATCATGAACCAGGAGGCTGAGAGCGAGGCAATGCGTCCCCTAGCAAAGGAACTGACTCGCTGCATAGATGAAGTACGGAGCATCGCCCGTGACCAGGCTCTTCGCAATCGGAACATCTATACAGAGCTACTGTGCCAGGCCTTGAGAAAATTTGACAACCTGTTTGCAGGTTTCGAGTTCAG CTATGTTTCAGCCATGGTACCAGTCAAGTCCTTTAAACAGTATGACATCCAACAGGATGTCACTGTGCTGTTCTGTGAGACAGTGTCCAG GGCACTAAAACGGGGCTATATCACTCAAGACCTGATCGATGACTATGAGCCTGCACTCATGTTTACAATCCCAAGATTAGCTATAGTGTG tggtctaaTGGTGTTTCCTGATGGCCCCATGAAGCTGGATGGTGAGTTGGAGGACATGTCTGAGTTATTCAGGCCCTTCCACTCTTTACTGAAGAAAATCAG GAATCTCCTGCGCACACTCAAGGAAGAAGAGCTTCATTCTTTGGAACGCAACCTCTGTGTCACTCATGAAGAGGGTTTGGCTGCCCGTCGCTGTTCTTTAGCCATACCACATTCAGCCATCACTCTGGCCCAGCAACTGGAGCATACCATGCATGGGAAGCAGGGGGAAAAGTCCCAGCCAAGTTTTTCTCCTCAGGCATATGTCGTGATGGAGGAGGACAAGGAGGACAACCCTTCCCTCCTGCAAGTTGAACCTGACTGTTTAGAGTGGGACCCAGAGGTTGAGCTGTCATCCTCCATGCAGGCTGACATCACGGAGATGGAGCTGCTCAGCATGATGTTCTACCAGGCGGGAGATGAGATGTCCAGCTTTCTGTCCCCAGCACCTAGCCAGACTTCGTCTCCTTACCCCCAGAGGAGGGGGGCTGCCAGCCTCACCCCCAGCCCCATGGCCTCCCCTCTCAGGCTCCGCAGGTCTGGGAGCAGAGTGTTGTCTGGTGGTTGGTCGTCTGGTGGGTCAAGTGTAGATAAAGAGGAGCGTGTCTTCTACATAGATGACTTGGACGGGACACAGAAGCAAGGCTATTCTCTTCCTAACTCCCCATATCTGAATATGAGGCGGAACATGTCTTGCCCTTCTTCACCGTGGACCAGCTTGTCCAGGAAGTGTGCAGAGGCAGCCCTCCAGCGCAGCAAGAACTGGCCCAGCAGTAGCAGGCTCTCGATCCCAGACCCTGgggctctctctgtcccctccatcTGCCTGAATGGGGAGAGGTTGAGCCAGAATGTGAGCCAGGATTTTTCAGACACGGCAGAGCTGATTGCACTGAGGATGAAGGGGATGAAACTCTCTGCAACTGTGATCAATCCCCCATCTCCCAACCTGTCTACCTGGACCGAGAAGGTGAAAGAGGAAAAAGATGACGATGAAGACGACGACGAAGAGGATTCACAGCTGCAGTCTCTGAATGAAGGGGCCACATACTGCCAGATCAGCCCCTGTATCTGCCTCCAGTGCCCCAGTCTGCATATATTCCTATCAGACCATGATACCTACGGCTGCCTGACTCCCCAAACCCAAGGTCCCCCCTTATCTGCTGTTAGAATCCCAGCTCTGAGCCCCAGGGaacaggggaaggagaggagccaTGTGCTGGGCCCACGATTCTCTTCACTACGGGCCAAAGGTCAACAGAGAGATGGTGTTCCAGCATCTGTTGCCTACCCCAGCCTGACCCAGTGGAGAACCAATGGAGATGGGAAGGCTGAACAGAGAGTGGTAGAGGCAGAGCCAGAGGAATACACCCTGTCTCAGTTCAG CTATCAACCCAGCAGTAATAACACGGAGGGGATTGAGCATCCTGACATCCAGTTGGCCTGCCACAATATCCGATCCCGTTTCAATAGCAGCGGTGACCTCCTTCATCGTCTGTTTGTGTGCATCTCAG GTGTTGCAGACCAGCTACAAAGCAACTACTCCAGTGACCTAAGAACCATATTGAAGACACTCTTCCAGATAATGACGACTAAGACAGTTCTTGCAGAAGAAGACAAGCAAAGGAAAGGTACTACAGTGCTTGGGCATATAATGTGA
- the LOC115205478 gene encoding lateral signaling target protein 2 homolog isoform X2: MNRIRKWFHKPKKSDQQLLAQFYCADEELRQVAAKLNSLNGKNEPQRCALLVSQFRSCQDNVLSILNQIMNECIPGERANRDFYVKFPEEIQQENLEGQLWFGAECLAAGSIIMNQEAESEAMRPLAKELTRCIDEVRSIARDQALRNRNIYTELLCQALRKFDNLFAGFEFSYVSAMVPVKSFKQYDIQQDVTVLFCETVSRALKRGYITQDLIDDYEPALMFTIPRLAIVCGLMVFPDGPMKLDGELEDMSELFRPFHSLLKKIRKKSFILWNATSVSLMKRVWLPVAVL, translated from the exons ATGAACAGAATTCGAAAGTGGTTTCACAAACCTAAG AAATCGGACCAACAATTGCTTGCCCAGTTCTACTGTGCTGATGAAGAGCTGAGGCAAGTGGCTGCCAAGCTCAACAGCCTGAATGGCAAGAACGAACCCCAACGCTGTGCCCTGCTGGTCAGCCAGTTCCGCTCCTGCCAG gacaatgtgCTGAGCATCCTCAACCAGATCATGAATGAGTGTATCCCAGGCGAGAGAGCCAACCGAGACTTCTATGTCAAGTTCCCAGAGGAGATCCAACAAGAGAACCTGGAAGGCCAGCTGTGGTTTGGAGCTGAG TGTTTGGCTGCTGGCTCCATCATCATGAACCAGGAGGCTGAGAGCGAGGCAATGCGTCCCCTAGCAAAGGAACTGACTCGCTGCATAGATGAAGTACGGAGCATCGCCCGTGACCAGGCTCTTCGCAATCGGAACATCTATACAGAGCTACTGTGCCAGGCCTTGAGAAAATTTGACAACCTGTTTGCAGGTTTCGAGTTCAG CTATGTTTCAGCCATGGTACCAGTCAAGTCCTTTAAACAGTATGACATCCAACAGGATGTCACTGTGCTGTTCTGTGAGACAGTGTCCAG GGCACTAAAACGGGGCTATATCACTCAAGACCTGATCGATGACTATGAGCCTGCACTCATGTTTACAATCCCAAGATTAGCTATAGTGTG tggtctaaTGGTGTTTCCTGATGGCCCCATGAAGCTGGATGGTGAGTTGGAGGACATGTCTGAGTTATTCAGGCCCTTCCACTCTTTACTGAAGAAAATCAG GAAGAAGAGCTTCATTCTTTGGAACGCAACCTCTGTGTCACTCATGAAGAGGGTTTGGCTGCCCGTCGCTGTTCTTTAG